Proteins from one Brevibacillus humidisoli genomic window:
- a CDS encoding LysR family transcriptional regulator, whose amino-acid sequence MNLYALSIFTSVASKGSYTRAAEELNLTQPAISAQIKKLEQEVGLRLFTPHGRGIQLTEAGRFLFQSARRLFAYEKEMEYQLAKWKSGQIGSLRIAASNLPANRLVPLLMGTCKQRFPEVEVKLHSTNSTNAIELLQDFQVDVAITGGESRGSRTDQWCLYREELWFIVHANHPKSNQIVSLQELLQEPFVVREKGSTTREALASLCRLHQLPFPDIGMEFSGTNEGIQAVLSGYGAMLAPSLMVQDEIARKRLGRVWIEGVDVQVPIYLHVRKGEEMSPVVQQFTHFCLNEDIAKLVAPSR is encoded by the coding sequence GTGAACTTGTATGCCTTGTCGATCTTTACGTCTGTCGCCTCCAAAGGCAGTTATACCAGAGCGGCCGAAGAATTGAACCTGACGCAACCTGCCATCTCTGCCCAGATCAAAAAACTGGAGCAGGAAGTAGGCTTACGTCTGTTCACGCCCCATGGCCGGGGAATTCAACTGACAGAAGCAGGCAGGTTTTTATTCCAATCGGCTCGTCGACTCTTCGCCTATGAAAAAGAGATGGAATACCAGTTAGCCAAATGGAAGAGCGGTCAGATCGGCAGTCTGCGGATCGCCGCGTCCAATCTTCCGGCAAACCGGCTCGTCCCGCTGTTGATGGGAACATGTAAGCAGCGGTTTCCGGAAGTCGAAGTGAAACTGCACAGCACAAACTCTACGAACGCGATAGAACTACTGCAGGATTTTCAGGTGGACGTTGCCATAACGGGTGGGGAGTCCCGGGGATCAAGGACGGATCAGTGGTGTTTGTATCGTGAAGAACTTTGGTTCATCGTACACGCCAATCATCCCAAGTCCAATCAGATCGTTTCTTTGCAAGAGCTGCTGCAGGAGCCATTTGTGGTGCGGGAAAAAGGAAGCACGACCCGAGAAGCCTTGGCTTCGTTGTGCCGTCTCCACCAACTGCCATTTCCCGACATCGGTATGGAATTCAGTGGAACCAACGAAGGCATACAGGCTGTGCTGTCCGGTTACGGAGCGATGCTGGCGCCGTCACTGATGGTGCAGGACGAGATCGCCCGCAAACGGCTTGGGCGGGTTTGGATAGAGGGTGTCGATGTCCAGGTTCCCATCTACTTGCACGTCCGAAAAGGGGAGGAGATGTCCCCTGTCGTGCAACAATTTACTCACTTTTGTTTGAATGAAGATATCGCCAAGCTTGTTGCCCCCTCCCGCTAA